From the genome of Phlebotomus papatasi isolate M1 chromosome 2, Ppap_2.1, whole genome shotgun sequence:
TGAGCTGTGCTGGAAAGTTTGATCCTCATCGCTTTACTTCAGCCCAAATGGCCAGAGTACATTCCCTGGTCTGTGAAGCTCTCATGGACGACGAGGAGAGCCAGATATCGGGCTATAACCACATCAATGACGAATCTGGATTAGCCATGGCTCATGTGAGTCTCTGGTCACTCACGGACATTCGGAACATGATGAGGTGCATCCAAAATTCCACCCCGATGCGTCACAAAGAGACTCATTTTATCAACTTGCCCCACTATGGGAACAAGTTGATCGAGTTCATGATGACCATCCTCAATGAAAAGCTCAAGAAGCGTATTGTTGTAAGTGAAACTAAATTCCCTAAATcgattttttcttataataaaatgcttaatttttattaacagtTGCATAGCTCTCTGGATGACTTGAAGAGACAAATTGATCCATCGATCCTCCCGAAAGAATACGGAGGAGTTGTTCCCCTCAGTGAAATGATTGATAAACTTAAAATTCACTTAAGACAGAAACGCCATGAAATTCTTGCTCTAGATGATCTCtacattgaaatttcaaaaactgcAGCAAATTTTGGGGGAAATGACGATGCTGACATGGATACTGGTGTTGTTGGAAGTTTCAGAAAATTAGAAGTAGATTAAGAAACCTCCCGATAAACTCCTATTATCCTTTTCTTCCTAATCCTAAATCTTTCAAAATGCATAGAACATCTAAAGAAATTCTCCTTAGTGCGGTGTATtaacataagttttttttttgtaaggtaaagtaccctttattcgaccggttcctctattcgaccggtagatttatttattcaatttaattatatttgctataatattttgtgtatgatctaacattaataggccaattattctttaaacaatacgaatcagtgacaaattcatagaaattgatgagattcaccatcaaatattaataaattgacccaccggtcgaatagaggaacccggtcgagtaagggtactttaccttaattagtTCAATTTTGTTGTAATAGATAACGGAAATCTCGGTAAAATCGAGTCCAATTAGGTGGGAATAAGTTACCAAATCTGTGATCCTATAGTCAAAATGGGATGTTAATCACTCAATTATTTTGCAGCACAcgaatttttgtatttctttaaGTATCTTTCTTTAtaattccttctttttttttaacatcttagctctattttttttttaataaaataatagctCACAATTTAAACACTTGTATTAtagattttatttgatattcttTTCTCAACATCAATTTTCTggtgcaaaaaaatatattttggtatttttctttgaattattttatccaTTGGTATGCGCTAAGTAAATGATCAGACATAGTggaaatttttgatgaaattcaTTGCAATAAAAtcgttttaaaaaaaagcatcttACTCAATGTTTAATATGACAAACGCACATTGTGTGTGGACTCTTTAGTATTTGCATTTGATGACTTGGAGAGTTGGGCCTTTAATTGGAAAATTGATCAATTAATGGGCCCCATCGATGGACAAGTGAAATCAGCAGAGTCTGAGGGAAAATAAGGCAGTTGCCAAAGAGCTCTCGGGAATTGCGAAAGTCTCTTCATTAGCATGCACTCCCACGCAGTGCTATTTATAGCCTTGTGCTTTCTCCTAATTGGACAACTTGGTGTTATGCAGGAATCAAGGGATTGCCCACCCATTCCCAGTGAACTACTTAGGATACTCTCTCAAACTCGTCACCTCACCAATAACACAGAAAACTTCAATGAGAGCAAAATGGGTCTCAGTGAAAAGTTAACCCATCAAACATTTGTGATTTACAATCTCGAAAGAAGGTTGAAAATACTCGAAAGAAGACTAAAGTCTGTGGAACAACCAAATTGGACAATTATCCAAGGGAATACCTCGTCGTGGGTTGAGTGTGAGAAAGGACCTTGCAAATGTGATCGAATGTTAAACTATCTTAATTGTGGTAGGAAAAGTCTAAGAAGTCTTCCAATTCATCAAGCAGTTCCTGCTTCAATTGGGAAAttgtatgtttttttattaaattattatgcaATTTAATACTGATCTCAGTAATAAGTTTAACGACCTCTTGATTAGATCTAAAGATAAGCCCTAATCGGAAGTGAGTAAAATTTGTGACAGAGCTTTAATGAATGGCTCTTCCAGGACCTCTATATACCCTAGCAGTCTTTAGACTAGAGATTTATCCCAATAGCCGGAGGTTTCGAAATCCTAAatgacaagcaattttattggtttttcattaTCTAATGGATCATTAACCCTTAATCCCCTTAATATCAAATCTTGAGttcaaatttcccaaaaaaaaatcttgaccgataagaatttagagaaattaagccatatgggtaagctttaggtctgaaatTCGAATAAAGTGATCTTCTAGTAAGTAGATCTagacaggggcccatcaagcctaataaaaagtgaagatatttttcacttttccttgtaaaaaatttgcagctattgcaccgcgacctaaacaaatttgctcgtagttcttgtattattttggtgagcattatgaaatatgtatttttatatagcttttaatgcacgatttcgaaatatatcaaactgataagtcaattccctttaggaaaaaacttgccaaaagtcttcagtacctctatgtaaaaacgtatggaaaaatgaaatgtcgagaggcccatGGATCTAGATCTATTACATCTACTTAAGATTTAGCACAATTCCCGAAggtgtcaaattttttttagatcaaaGCCTCTTAGTACCATTCTAAatgaaaatctaaaaaaatcgCTTATTAAAGAATTAGAAGATTTAAGTAAGAAACCCATATAATAGGGCTTCAGACTGGATGTTCAGCCCAGTTTCTGGATATCTCGAtatttttaataacaaaaatttttattgttttttttttcaaaatccaagATATACTGCAGACTACATAGATACCATTGTCCTTCAATATCAAATCGTAACTCAATTTTTTCCGAAAACGCTAGCCTGTTAAGAAACTAGAGAAGTCAAACCGTAGAGCTAATATGGCTTAGTCTTTGAAAGAACGGGTTATCGGAAAACTCATGAAACTTCTTAGTTTTTTCCGACAAGACATAGGTAATTTCTTTCGAGCTCAACTTTAACATTAAATCTACAAAGACCGgttaaattgaccggtttaaataccttttaaaattaatacatatttaaacggtacaatgtcgctatcaaaatttatgaatttcttaaaatatgcatggaatatatttttcaattgtttcattctattaggtgagattcttaacaatctcacctactataatcctaacaaaatttcatgtcgtccgatcgacctcaaatttggccaaaatgtgtttcagcacttcctgatcacgaatatatatgtggctaatttacgttcccggccggccggccggccggccgctctttggagcttaatagctcctaaactaaaaaagatatcgacttgcggttttcggcaaaggttatatatcgggtgaaaattgcaacttggtgcatagaccccccaccccccacccctccttccgccattttgaagacccccctttttttgttttctcaatagctccgcccctatggcattcagcggactcaaattttagtatgttatagctgggccttagagctttccatcaataccaaacttaaggtcccccgacccccctgacccgagctataagggtccaaaaaaaatttcttaaaatggccataactccggttctaattgtcagaatttaaaaagtgagggctttttggaaagctctcgtgaaatgccacttccccttctaacatcgcaagttcataaaaccaccgctaggggcgctttttttaaaaagaaaatttttaaatcttaaaagttaaataactcaaaaattccattgtgcatcgggctgaaattttagtatgttgtagccgttgattatacctatcaaacaaaaaaaaccttaagtcgatccataacccctgacccgagctataaggggtcaaagttcgaacattgaccggcctctatctccggttctaattaacatagcgacctaaattttacctttttggtttcgtctcgatgagcactttcaaatggaagttcaaaaagtcaccacaggtggcgctgtgatagcgtcaaaattcttcgaaattcaaagtcacttttctcaaaaacggcattgtgcaagttaatgaaattttagtatgttgtagtccagtctagggcgtttccaaaatggtgcgtatgcgcgctgtggtttcaatagaaccagagatatgaggggtcaaagttcacgaaattcaaaaaatcatatctccggttctatgtgaccgattttgatgaatgagggcttaaacgaaagatctcaccaaatgctacaactttctagaatgtttgaacttcgtgggaccaacaccaggggcgccacagtcgaaaaaccaatttcaatatcacataacctcaattatctcgactgtcgctgaaccgattttgatgattacttcaacataattgtagaccacatttgtctctacatttcgtccatacatcattttccgctcagactacgctatcactccgattttgccgtttaagtgtgaaaaaattgatttttcccataataacgctttgaaatcactcagatgccaatttgactgcctctactccaccaagccacttaaaataggggtttaaatggaaagtcccgcaaaatacaacaattctttgatttagttgaagttcaacaaatgaacacttggggcactctggatgaaaaaacgagttaagaaacaaaaaacctcgcttatcttggcttctgagtaatcgatgagttcaagttctacggcaaaattatagagaacattctggtctacatttcacccatataacacttttctgtcagttcatccaaatccttgacattttggttaaaatacaaaacttgtataatttcacgaatttggttcaagataactgaatggcgtctccctacttcagcatcaaatcgaatttgcatgcactccgagttagctcacgttaagaatctcacctacataagccggttaggattatctgtccctttttttctcttttcaaagaaaaatttgttgagtattctaCTCAACTCTAGTATTGTTGAGTATTGAGTAATTTCGGTAATTCCGTAAAATGGGCTTAAGTCCTGCGGTTTAGCCATAAGGTTTAATCTatgtaatttcttatcaggcaaGCTTTTTTTAGAAAGTCTaaacttaggattgaatattaaaggCAATGttctattatattttgaaaGGATTTCGAGGAACTGGGGTGAGTCTCCAGTCTTAAACCAGTGATACAGAGGATACAGGCaagattttttaagaaatttaaactCCGAATAATAGCCAAGGGTCTAGCGAAGGAGGGGCAAGGAGGGTCCATTGCCCCTCCTGCACGATAAACTAAAAATAGTTCAGTATTAAATTTAGCATAAATTATCAATAGTTCAAGATCTCTAAAATTTTGGTCATTTTAAagtcatttttatacaaaagcGTCTTTAATGCctttgacaattcttttgttgaatattttcaaaacccTATAAAACTCCAATTCAACTTggattaaaaatttatgatttagaaaaaaacattgaacAAAATCTGGGCAAGTTTATGgccaaattttctaaaagaaagcTACTATGTTGCCTTAAGAGATTTTAAGGAGTATTTGAAGCTTTCTACTCCTGCCCAAAAGAATCAAAATGAAGAAATCATTACAATTTTGGCCAATTCTTATAAGAACCTTTGCAGTAATGTTCTCacatttgcaaataatttgagTTCACAAAAAATGATTTGGAAattaatttaactctttcgcgtcccacttttattcagcagatgaattcatgcaaaattgagtttttcctaatgctttatgatcaaatataatagttcagagaggaaaaaaattttccattgcgtgaaaactcggaaaaaccccgggtcatatatgaccctgttgtcctcaagggaagtgtatttaccattttcaaaatctatatcacgggctttttaagagttttttttgcttgaagttaatAATTTGGCctaaaccatggcaaactggattgtcttgatgaacactgtactcctggtgttcaaggaatcttcctggtaataccttgaacagtcactgtcacaatattttgagtggtatttggcaataataaacttatccacatatttattcacacacaatacaatagcacaatatgagacgcttgcagaatactctaaaatattgcaatatatgttataattcatcagatataagatgaaatgtccaggagtaagacgtcccacctgcatttcacaaagaaaaacaatgtcccaactacatttcgctgcaggtttgggacgaaaacactgttacccttggggactatagggtcatatatgacccggaaaattctacacgcttttctggaaaattgagagtaatttattatatcaaaatatgcaatatacaatctttggatattctattttgtatttttaaagaactttttgctgaaaaaaataaatgaatataaaaaattttgaaaaagaaaagtcatttcacaaagttcgaaattcgtgatttttgatctcaaatattttcttttcctgaatatctggagtcttgagaaaattagccaagaatcttacatccttctattatgatgtcgtgcacaaaccgatagatttcaattaatgtaaatagtcaaaagaaattgttttttccccgggtcatatatgaccctaatgacgcgaaagagttaaggtgaattttgaacataatggctccggcacaccttttagatcaggaaaatttcatgaagtcgaaattagcatccctttctttctcatatgctTTGCATATctccatctcattctttcgcactcttcttcttcttttaaacgtcactccaaattcaatttagctcaatcgaatttggaacgCGGAAGAATGAGATAGCTATTTGCAAAacgcgtgagaaagaaagggatgcgaattttaatttaacgaaattttcctgatctaaaaggtgtgccggagccataaagttcgtaaaaatcttcccaaagtaaaaagaaaaattaaagtccactttatatcttttttttccttaaaatctaaaaaactGTTATTCACTCGCTGAAAAGCTAAGTTTATCATCTAACCgaaccacttaaaatcatcaGAATCGGATTTAAATACAGTTTGAACAAAATTTATGCTggtttttcaagtaaattccaaaatcgtttttgatctaagaaagttttttttttgtctaaatatttcgaaatcgttaACACCCGGGGGAAATGAAATAAAGACCAGAATGTTCTGAAGTACAGTttctaagtgattttttttctaaagatcaAGGTtcctaataaattatttaattgatttttcaataacaGCAAACTCgtaaagatttaattaaaatgggatttttttttgttatttttcgagAAAACTCTTGATCTTTGTCTTTGTAAAACATTTCTTTATCCCTCCCTATATTGAGAGCTACGCCCTTGATAACAACAGGGCGATTAATCCTtcttacatttaaaatacagtGGTAGTGCTTTACGAGAAGAAATTGGAGACCTTCCAGAAAAACATTAAACCATTCATTTGAATAACCAAAAAATACTTCAGCAAAGCACATAGATAGACTTTTAAACAATGTTTAAACCTGATATCTAAAGCAAGCATTagcataaatattaaatttaaattaaatttcctttCAGGGATCTATCACAAAATTCCTTATCTGCACTCAACAGGGACTCCTTCAAAGGACTAAAGAGCCTAACAGAATTACATCTATCCGACAATCGCCTTGATCACATTCCTCAGGATCTATTCCACGGTCTCAATTTATTGAAGATCCTAAAATTGTCAACTAACAGAATTGAAAATTTACACTCCCGGACATTTGTAAGCCCTAAGAATTTACAGTGCATCGATTTGAAGAATAATCTCCTGGAGAACATCCATGAAAATCTCTTGATATCTCTTAAAGATTTAACAACAGTCGACCTATCCAACAATAGACTTAGAAACCTTCCGGAAAATCTTCTGAGAAATGCGACTAAACTGGAAGAATTAGAAGTATCGAGAAATAAGATTAAAGATTTGAAAATTGCGTTGTTCAGAAACCTTTTGAATTTGAAGAAATTGGGACTTTCAGAAAATGATATATGTAATTTCCTATTATCAAATCGATTAAGATTTCATTATCATTTTATTAATTCTtcgtatttgtttttttttct
Proteins encoded in this window:
- the LOC129804930 gene encoding clavesin-1; the encoded protein is MLKAVPLPNPCPTSTPAPTKSIPSYESYQCNIGEDFLRIARDQLREDDNIRTQALAQFREWIAKHPYIKKCRTDAVFLLRFLRTKKFSVPAACEMLEKYLTIRQLYPAWFQKLDIEDPAINEIISAGYLVPLLQRDSQGRKVILSCAGKFDPHRFTSAQMARVHSLVCEALMDDEESQISGYNHINDESGLAMAHVSLWSLTDIRNMMRCIQNSTPMRHKETHFINLPHYGNKLIEFMMTILNEKLKKRIVLHSSLDDLKRQIDPSILPKEYGGVVPLSEMIDKLKIHLRQKRHEILALDDLYIEISKTAANFGGNDDADMDTGVVGSFRKLEVD